The nucleotide window TTTACACCAGACGGAACCATTGCAAAGTTCATCAAGACTGCGGAAGACATTACCGAACGCCGCAAGTTGGAAAGCGCGGCACAACGGACCAGACACCTGGAGGCGCTCAGCATTCTGGCTGGAGGCATGGCCCACGACTTCAACAACCTGCTCCAGGTCATCCTGGGCAGTATTGCTCTGGCCAAATCAAGAACCGAGCAGGGGAGCGGCCTTCATGACCTGCTCGATATGGCGGAGCGGAGTTCCGGCGAGGCGCGGACACTCAGCCGGCGGCTTCTGGAGCTGGTCAGGGAAAGTGAACCGGTCTCTTACCCGGTTGCGGTAGCCCCCCTGATCCTGTCGGGCATAGAGTCAGTGCTCAACGGTACGGGTATTACCTGCGAGCTGGATCTGCCGGCGAATCTTCCCATGGTGAACGGGGATGAACACCAACTGCGGCAGGTGATATGCCAATTGGTCCGAAATGCGATGGAAGCCATGCCGGGCGGCGGGACGATCCGCATTGCAGCGCACAGGCAGGTTCTCGAACAGTTCGGTCATCCGCCGATGAAAGCCGGCAACTACATCCATATCATCTTCAGCGACACCGGCACAGGCATCGCGCCGGACAAGCTGGAACGGATCTTCGAACCGTATTTCAGCACCAAGGAAATGGGTAGCCGCAAAGGGCAGGGACTGGGCCTGGCCATCTGCCACTCGGTCATCGACAAGCACGGAGGCAGCATAACGGCTGAGTCGGAGAAAGGGCACGGCGCCACGTTCCACATCTGGCTGCCGATTGTCGCAGCACAGTGACTGTCAAAGCGGGGATCGCCACCTCCGGGCCTGCTCCGGCTCTTCCCGCTCCTCCCCTTCCGCTTCCCTCCCCTGCTCCACCAACGGCAGATATATCTGAAAGGTGCTGCCCCTGCCGGTTTCGCTCTCCACGGCAATCCAGCCATTGTGTTGTTTGATGATGCCATACGCCATCGACAGCCCCAGGCCGGTACCCTTGCCCACCTCCTTGGTGGTGAAAAAGGGCTCGAAGATACGCTTGCGATCCTTCAAGGCGATACCTTCACCCGTATCGGTTATCTCCAGCCGGGCATACTTCCCCGAAACCACGTTACCATCTTCCAGCGCCTGTCCGTTCAACTGAACGATGCTGGTCCGGATCGTCAGAACTCCGCCATGAGGCATGGCATCGCGGGCATTTCCCACCATGTTCATCACCACCTGCTCGACCTGGCCGCGATCGGCCATTACGCTCACGCCGGCCCCGGACAACTCGGTGGCAAGCACC belongs to Geobacter sp. SVR and includes:
- a CDS encoding response regulator, coding for MQDPLAPKDFTVLLVEDEATTREQLARMIATRGYRLIIAENGQQGLDIFRNNPVDLVLSDVMMPFMNGLSMAREIRREAPTAQIIILTAFNDTEHLLDAIEIGINQFLFKPLQTEKLFAVLERCCETVQMHRLLDRQHEQIRMLSNALEQSPSISIITGTDGTIEYVNRKFCEITGYAAEEVIGCTPRIIQSGQTADTTYEMLWDSILNGEEWRGTLRNRRKNGEFYWENCSISPLFTPDGTIAKFIKTAEDITERRKLESAAQRTRHLEALSILAGGMAHDFNNLLQVILGSIALAKSRTEQGSGLHDLLDMAERSSGEARTLSRRLLELVRESEPVSYPVAVAPLILSGIESVLNGTGITCELDLPANLPMVNGDEHQLRQVICQLVRNAMEAMPGGGTIRIAAHRQVLEQFGHPPMKAGNYIHIIFSDTGTGIAPDKLERIFEPYFSTKEMGSRKGQGLGLAICHSVIDKHGGSITAESEKGHGATFHIWLPIVAAQ